TCGAGGCGTGCACCAGATGAAGCGAGACGCCTGCGCGCGCCGCCATGCCGGCCGCGATCATCCCGGCGCGCTGCGCCTCGGCGGAAAAGTCGGTTGCCACGACGAGCGTCATCCCCGGTACCTCCCATCGAACGAGCACGAGCGCGCCGAACGCCGCCCCTGAGGACATCGAGCGAAAAAAGTCATGCCGACAGACCCAATTCGTCGCCGGCCGCCTGCGCCGGGCCGGCGAGCGGGCGCGTCAGCAGATCGACCGCCTTTTTCACCGAACCGACCGACCCGGCGAGGTACACGACGTCGCCGGCCAGGAACGGCTCGTTCGGGTCCGTCTGCTCGAGCAGCTTCCCGTCGCGCCGCATCGCGACGATGAGCGCCCCCGTCTCGTGTCGCACCCCGAGCGCCGCCGCGGATCGCCCGACGGCCGCGCTCGCCTCGGTCACGAGGGCGCTCTCGATCTTCAGCTCGGCGAGATCGCCGTGATCACCCAGCGCCCGCCGCGGGATCGTCACGTTCCGCTCGGTCGTCTGCGTCGAGGCGCGCACCTCGTCGATCCGCTCCTCGATGACGTTGCGGGGCACGTCGAGCCAGCGCAGGAGCCGCGCGAGGATCTCCACGCCGCCCTCGACCTCCTCGGCGACCACGTCGGTGGCGCCCATCGCGAGTAGCGGCTCCTTCTCGAGGATGTACCGCGCGCGCATCAGGATCGGCACCGTGGGCGCGACGCGCTTGGCCGTGTCCACCACGCGCTGCGCGGCCTGCGGGTCGTTCATCAAGAGCAGGAGCGCGCGGGCCTTCTCGAGGTGCGCGTGGCCGAGCGCCTCCTCGCTGGTCGCGTCGCCGTAGTACACCGGCTCGCCCGCCGCGCGCGCGACCCGCACCGTCTCCGCGTTCAGCTCGAGCACCACGTACTTCGCCCCGCACGCCGTGAGCGCGCGCGCCACGAGCCTGCCCGCGACGCCGTAACCCACGATGACCACGTGCCCCGCGAGGGCGTGCTCGTCGCCGCCGTCCGCCTCGTCGATGCTGCGCACCCCGATGAGCCGCTCGAGCGGCAAGAGCAGGCGCTGGCCTGCGGTCAGGTGCGGCGCCACGCGCACGAAGACGGGCGTGAGGAACATGCTCGCGATCCCGGCCGCGAGCAGCGGCTTCGTCGCCGCCGCGTCGACCACGCCCGCGCTCTCGCCGAGCCGCGCGAGCACGAACCCGAACTCGCCGAACTGCGCGAGCCCCACGCCCGCGAGCCACGCGACGCGCGCCGGGAACCGCATCGCGAAGGCCGCGAGCGTCGCGAGGAAGCCCTTCGCGCCGAGGAACCCCACGAGCAAGAGCAACACGAGCAGCGGCTGCTGCATCACGACGCGGAAGTCGAAGAGCATGCCGAGCGAGACGAAGAAGACGCTCACGAAGGCGTCCCGGAGCGGCAACATGTCCCCCATGGCCCGATGCCCGTACTCCGTGTCGGCGACGACCATGCCGCCGAGGAAGGCGCCGAGCGCGAGCGAGAGCCCCGCCTGCGCCGTGAGCCACGCCGTGCCCACGCAGAGGGCGAGGACGGCCAGCAGGAAGACCTCGCGGCTGCGCGCCGCGGCGACCCACCGGAGCGCGCGCGGGACGACGAGGCGCGCGACGAGGATCGTCGCGACCACGAGCGCCGCGGCCTTGCCGAGCGCCACGCCGATCGACTGCGCCATGTCGCCGCCCTGCGCGGCCGTCCCGAGCATGGGCACGATGAGGACCATCGGGACGACGCAGAGATCCTGGAAGATCAACGTGCCGACGATGAACCGCCCGTGCGGCGCGTCGAGCTCGCGCCGCTCGGCGAGGGCGCGCAGCACGATCGCCGTGCTGGAGAGGGCGAAGACGAAGCCGTAAAAGACGCTCCGCCCCGGAGGCTCTCCGAGCGCGGTGGCGACGCCGGCCACGACGGCCGTGGTGAGCCCGACCTGGAGGAGACCGCCGAGCGCGACCTGCCGGAAGATGCTCTTCAGCCGCGCGAGCGAGAACTCGAGGCCGATCGTGAAGAGCAGGAGGACGACGCCCACCTCGGCGAGGATCTCGATCGAGTGGATCGAGTGGACCAGCTCGAACCCGAAGGGCCCGACGAGGGCCCCCGAGAAGAGCAGCCCCGCCACGGTCGGCAAGCGCAGGCGCGAGAGGATGACCGTGACGAGCACCCCGAGGGCGGCGATGACGGCGATTTCGTCGAGGAGG
This DNA window, taken from Polyangium spumosum, encodes the following:
- a CDS encoding cation:proton antiporter encodes the protein MGEIPLLDEIAVIAALGVLVTVILSRLRLPTVAGLLFSGALVGPFGFELVHSIHSIEILAEVGVVLLLFTIGLEFSLARLKSIFRQVALGGLLQVGLTTAVVAGVATALGEPPGRSVFYGFVFALSSTAIVLRALAERRELDAPHGRFIVGTLIFQDLCVVPMVLIVPMLGTAAQGGDMAQSIGVALGKAAALVVATILVARLVVPRALRWVAAARSREVFLLAVLALCVGTAWLTAQAGLSLALGAFLGGMVVADTEYGHRAMGDMLPLRDAFVSVFFVSLGMLFDFRVVMQQPLLVLLLLVGFLGAKGFLATLAAFAMRFPARVAWLAGVGLAQFGEFGFVLARLGESAGVVDAAATKPLLAAGIASMFLTPVFVRVAPHLTAGQRLLLPLERLIGVRSIDEADGGDEHALAGHVVIVGYGVAGRLVARALTACGAKYVVLELNAETVRVARAAGEPVYYGDATSEEALGHAHLEKARALLLLMNDPQAAQRVVDTAKRVAPTVPILMRARYILEKEPLLAMGATDVVAEEVEGGVEILARLLRWLDVPRNVIEERIDEVRASTQTTERNVTIPRRALGDHGDLAELKIESALVTEASAAVGRSAAALGVRHETGALIVAMRRDGKLLEQTDPNEPFLAGDVVYLAGSVGSVKKAVDLLTRPLAGPAQAAGDELGLSA